One genomic segment of Scophthalmus maximus strain ysfricsl-2021 chromosome 3, ASM2237912v1, whole genome shotgun sequence includes these proteins:
- the lrp13 gene encoding very low-density lipoprotein receptor → MGGCLLLGAVLLLLMGSLQAGSSRLKCSLSSKLCKDGSECVLYSNVCDGEPDCKDGSDEDDCASECHRDQFQCAHGKKCIQKDQICDGVPQCQDRSDELQCMKHTDDCVHHCDNRNRCLPASFLCDGEKDCLDGTDEASCGNLEEDWYEKEEKNSTTPDLPVSGGPSTNIKCNLGAIPCKDNTKCVLYNHVCDGEVDCSDGSDEGDCALACGTDQFQCAHGKKCIEQSQVCDGVPQCQDRSDELACAKHMEGCAHHCDDKSRCIPNSFLCDGERDCLDGSDEANCAEESCSATEFKCTSGQCVSAIMRCDGSLDCWDRSDEEGCPKAPVCTTKHRCPVSRECLLPEWICDGDRDCKDGTDEKDCPVVPLNCGEFQWSCKSKTKCIPTAWRCDGMKDCDDGSDETECGVVPCFPHQFQCGSQECLDPSLVCSGMTNCADGSDEGGSCQINCAEADDSRCSQSCYSTPQGTRCHCKAGFRLTEDGLTCADIDECEGPSPGVCSQLCVNTPGSYRCDCHPGFIMEAGEHHCKIPGEPYLLSSVKTDLFVFGLRSGSLDVLPSSAKNAILSLDYDWRDQRVFWASLDTESIRWSSLDQKTMGTLIKEVRADSVAVDWLGRNMYWIDGMNSQIFAIRLGTGTVKSQDQSVILDEDLDQPRSLALLPQKGLMFWTEIGNVVKIERAGMDGSERMAVVNSSLGWPGGVAVDTDRVYWTDERLGAIGSATLDGDDIRILQMKETTNPFALAVFNDMLYWSDAKKRVVQAAHKISGKKHQILMKRHKQPFGVKIIHPWLQMGSQSPCEKRECSHMCVLAPGPKAVCKCPSGLLLAEDGLTCSSLVNSAFLLMLSPSTVTQIYLQSRNRAAELKGWPEHLALQLPSVNEAAIMDYNLHDHTLFLTDDGTNSLSSFKLKESNLASQGQLLKLLGDTITAMALDWVTLNVYWSSNKQPRLLVTSIKGAHTAVLLKEGIGRIGSIAIHPPSGRLCFTNLGLQGTGTVATVECANMDGAEQRVVWKDAVQPTSVVFSSNGDAIYWADTALGAIGSVQLDGSRYREMKVGDGLTAVALSDDTLLWMTVNDKTRLWYRDEQQQSKLWFEVGTQVVSMKAFSKSSQSGSNQCTENNGNCQHFCLATSGGRTCRCSHDHILMNATHCSLDQGCPVGSRPCLDQLSCQPVEKFCNGHVDCSDHSDENCVNLKQWSGVKVFAPIQPRSSSLSPSPFPPLFKTTDLKTTLNVSSRLLNLDAQQCSQRHCSSNGHCVKINGDTTCACSLGYSGDSCQDNILKTMQGPIIYGTAGLCVGMLVIAVMAVVVKRKKRTNMRSATPAAVKGTSMTDLENRAETTPSTKTADTEKQEDVVLSVD, encoded by the exons ATGGGTGGATGTTTGCTTCTTGGTGCAGTCTTACTGCTGCTCATGGGGTCCTTGCAAG CTGGAAGCAGTCGTTTGAAGTGCAGCCTGAGCTCCAAACTGTGCAAGGACGGCTCCGAGTGTGTCCTCTACAGCaatgtgtgtgatggagagccAGACTGCAAGGATGGTTCGGATGAAGATGACTGTGCATCCGAGTGCCACAGAG ATCAATTTCAGTGTGCCCATGGAAAGAAGTGTATCCAAAAGGACCAGATTTGCGATGGTGTACCTCAGTGTCAGGACCGTTCTGATGAACTGCAGTGTATGAAGCATACGGATGACTGCGTTCACCACTGTGACAACAGGAATCGCTGCTTGCCTGCAAGTTTCCTCTGTGACGGCGAGAAGGACTGTTTAGATGGCACCGACGAGGCCAGCTGTG GAAACCTTGAGGAAGATTGgtatgaaaaggaagaaaaaaacagcacaaccCCTGATCTCCCTGTTTCTGGTGGCCCATCTACCAACATCAAGTGTAATTTGGGTGCCATACCCTGCAAGgacaacacaaaatgtgtccTCTACAACCATGTCTGTGATGGAGAAGTGGATTGCAGCGATGGCTCAGATGAGGGAGACTGCGCATTAGCATGTGGAACAG ACCAGTTCCAGTGTGCCCATGGAAAGAAGTGCATTGAGCAGAGCCAGGTGTGTGATGGAGTGCCTCAGTGTCAGGACCGCTCAGATGAATTGGCATGTGCCAAGCACATGGAGGGCTGTGCTCACCACTGTGATGACAAGAGCCGCTGCATTCCCAACAGCTTCCTCTGTGACGGAGAGAGGGACTGTTTGGATGGCAGTGACGAGGCAAACTGTG CTGAAGAGAGCTGCAGTGCCACGGAATTTAAGTGCACCAGTGGCCAGTGTGTGTCGGCTATAATGCGTTGCGATGGAAGCCTAGATTGCTGGGACCGCTCAGATGAGGAGGGCTGCCCTAAAGCACCGGTCTGCACAACCAAACACCGCTGTCCCGTGAGCAGGGAGTGTTTGTTGCCAGAGTGGATCTGTGATGGAGATCGGGACTGTAAAGATGGCACTGATGAGAAG GATTGTCCTGTGGTTCCACTGAACTGTGGTGAGTTCCAATGGTCTTGTAAATCCAAGACCAAGTGTATCCCTACAGCCTGGAGGTGTGATGGCATGAAGGACTGTGACGATGGCAGTGATGAGACTGAAT GTGGGGTGGTGCCATGCTTTCCTCACCAGTTCCAGTGTGGAAGTCAGGAGTGCCTGGATCCGTCTTTGGTGTGTAGTGGCATGACCAACTGCGCAGATGGCTCCGACGAGGGAGGCAGCTGCCAGATAAACTGTGCAGAGGCAGATGACAGCCGCTGTTCCCAGAGCTGCTATAGCACACCACAAGGAACG CGTTGTCACTGTAAAGCAGGATTCAGGCTCACTGAGGACGGGCTTACCTGTGCTGATATTGACGAGTGTGAAGGTCCGAGCCCAGGTGTGTGCAGTCAGCTGTGCGTCAACACTCCTGGCTCTTACAGATGTGACTGCCACCCAGGCTTCATAATGGAGGCAGGTGAACACCACTGCAAGATCCCAG GTGAACCTTACCTGTTGTCGTCAGTCAAGACagacctgtttgtgtttggactGCGCAGTGGCAGCCTAGATGTGTTGCCTTCCTCTGCCAAAAATGCCATCCTGTCTCTGGACTACGACTGGAGGGACCAGAGGGTCTTCTGGGCCAGTCTGGACACTGAGAGCATCAGGTGGTCCTCGCTAGACCAGAAGACCATGGGAACTCTGATTAAAG AAGTCCGTGCTGATTCTGTAGCTGTGGACTGGCTCGGCAGGAACATGTACTGGATTGATGGGATGAACAGTCAGATTTTTGCCATCAGACTGGGCACAGGCACAGTGAAATCCCAGGACCAGAGTGTCATCTTGGATGAAGACCTGGATCAGCCCCGCTCTCTGGCCCTCCTGCCACAAAAAGG GCTGATGTTTTGGACAGAGATTGGTAATGTAGTGAAGATTGAGCGGGCTGGCATGGATGGGTCAGAGAGGATGGCGGTGGTGAACTCCAGTCTGGGCTGGCCTGGTGGCGTGGCTGTGGACACTGACAGAGTCTACTGGACAGATGAAAGACTCGGGGCAATTGGATCTGCGACATTGGATGGAGATGATATCCGG ATCTTACAGATGAAAGAGACCACCAACCCATTTGCTCTGGCAGTGTTCAATGACATGCTCTACTGGTCTGATGCCAAGAAGCGAGTGGTCCAGGCCGCTCATAAAATCTCTggcaaaaaacatcaaattctCATGAAAAGACATAAACAACCTTTTGGTGTGAAG ATAATCCATCCATGGCTCCAGATGGGTAGCCAGAGCCCCTGTGAGAAGAGGGAATGTTcccacatgtgtgtgttggccccTGGACCCAAGGCTGTGTGCAAGTGTCCCTCTGGTCTTTTACTGGCTGAGGATGGCCTGACCTGTTCCAGCCTGGTCAATTCAGCGTTCCTGCTGATGCTGTCTCCTTCCACTGTCACCCAG ATTTACTTGCAGTCCcgaaacagagcagcagagctgaAGGGCTGGCCAGAACACCTGGCCCTGCAGTTGCCCAGTGTCAATGAAGCTGCAATCATGGACTACAACCTACATGACCACACCCTATTCTTGACTGATGATGGCACAAATTCTCTCAGCTCTTTCAAACTCAAGGAATCAAACTTGGCATCCCAAGGGCAGCTTCTCAAGCTCCTGGGTGACACTATCACTGCCATGGCATTGGACTGGGTGACATTAAACGTCTATTGGAGCAGCAATAAACAGCCCCGCCTGCTGGTCACCTCCATCAAGGGTGCGCACACTGCTGTTCTCTTAAAGGAAGGTATTGGAAGAATAGGATCCATTGCCATTCACCCTCCCAGTGGAAGACTCTGTTTCACCAACCTGGGTTTGCAGGGTACAGGTACAGTGGCTACTGTGGAGTGTGCCAACATGGACGGTGCTGAGCAGAGGGTAGTGTGGAAGGATGCTGTCCAGCCCACATCTGTGGTCTTCTCCAGTAATGGGGATGCAATTTACTGGGCTGACACCG CTTTAGGGGCCATTGGCTCTGTCCAGCTTGATGGCTCTAGATACAGAGAGATGAAGGTCGGTGATGGCCTGACTGCTGTGGCTCTGAGTGATGATACACTACTCTGGATGACTGTCAATG ACAAGACCAGACTCTGGTACagagatgagcagcagcagagcaagtTGTGGTTTGAAGTTGGCACACAAGTGGTCAGCATGAAGGCATTTAGCAAGTCAAGTCAGTCTG GTTCCAATCAGTGCACAGAAAACAATGGCAACTGCCAGCATTTTTGCCTCGCCACTTCAGGAGGTCGGACATGCAGGTGTAGCCACGATCACATCCTTATGAATGCCACCCACTGCAGCTTGGATCAGGGCTGCCCAGTGGGCAGTAGGCCATGTCTGGATCAACTCTCATGCCAGCCTGTTGAGAAGTTCTGTAACGGGCATGTAGACTGCTCTGACCACTCTGATGAGAACT gCGTCAATCTGAAGCAGTGGTCAGGAGTCAAGGTCTTTGCTCCCATCCAGCCTCGCAGctcatctctttctccctcccctttcccccctctgtttAAAACCACTGATCTGAAAACCACCCTGAATGTCAGCAGCCGGCTCTTGAACCTGGATGCCCAGCAGTGCAGCCAGAGACATTGCAGTAGCAATGGGCACTGTGTGAAAATCAATGGGGACACCACATGCGCGTGTTCACTTGGTTACAGCGGTGATTCCTGTCAGGACAATATCTTGAAGACCATGCAGGGTCCAATCATCTATGGCACTGCAGGGCTTTGTGTAGGCATGCTGGTCATTGCTGTGATGGCAGTGGTggtcaagaggaagaagaggaccaACATGag GAGTGCTACTCCAGCAGCTGTGAAGGGAACAAGTATGACAGACCTGGAGAATAGAGCTGAGACCACCCCCAGCACAAAaactgcagacacagagaaacaagag GACGTGGTATTGTCTGTGGACTGA
- the rchy1 gene encoding RING finger and CHY zinc finger domain-containing protein 1 — MAGTAGCEHYVRSCLMKAPCCGKLYVCRLCHDAEENHQMDRFKVREVQCSECQAVQQAQQNCQQCQVQFGEYYCDVCHLFDKDKKQYHCQPCGICRIGPREKYFHCDKCNLCLAKDLRGNHKCVENVSRQNCPVCMEDIHTSRIGAHVLPCGHLLHKTCFDDMVRTGAYRCPLCMHSAWNMVDHWDQIDIEIAQSPMPTEYQGATVKIICNDCQAHCTVPFHVLGMKCSGCGSYNTAQEGGLIQNPQQQQQQQPEEDTEIEAETDTEPEQQDQPE, encoded by the exons ATGGCTGGCACTGCAGGCTGTGAGCATTATGTACGAAGCTGCTTGATGAAA GCTCCTTGCTGTGGTAAACTGTATGTGTGTCGGCTGTGCCATGATGCAGAGGAAAACCACCAAATGGATCGTTTTAAAGTCAGAGAGGTGCAGTGCTCTGAGTGTCAGGCAGTGCAGCAG GCCCAGCAGAATTGCCAGCAGTGTCAAGTGCAGTTTGGGGAGTATTACTGTGACGTTTGCCACTTGTTCGACAAGGATAAGAAGCAGTACCACTGTCAACCCTGTGGAATATGCAG GATTGGGCCCAGGGAGAAGTATTTCCATTGTGACAAGTGCAATCTGTGTTTAGCCAAGGATCTTCGAGGAAACCACAAG tgtgttgaaaatgtgtcaaGGCAGAACTGCCCGGTGTGTATGGAG GATATTCACACATCCAGAATCGGAGCTCACGTTCTGCCCTGTGGCCATCTTTTACACAA GACCTGCTTTGATGACATGGTCAGAACAGG AGCATATCGCTGCCCTCTGTGTATGCACTCTGCCTGGAACATGGTGGACCACTGGGATCAGATAGACATAGAGATTGCTCAGTCTCCCATGCCCACTGAATACCAGGGTGCTACTGTCAAA ATTATTTGTAATGACTGCCAAGCTCACTGCACGGTGCCTTTCCATGTGCTGGGCATGAAGTGCAGCGGCTGTGGCTCCTACAACACAGCACAGGAAGGAGGACTCATCCAGAaccctcaacaacaacaacaacagcagccagaGGAGGACACTGAGATTGAGGCAGAAACAGACACGGAGCCAGAGCAGCAGGATCAACCTGAGTAA
- the LOC118313369 gene encoding cytotoxic granule associated RNA binding protein TIA1 isoform X2, giving the protein MMEDDQPKTLYVGNLSRDVTEPLILQVFTQIGPCKSCKMIVDTAGNDPYCFVEFYDHRHAAASLAAMNGRKIMGKEVKVNWATTPTSQKKDTSNHFHVFVGDLSPEITTDDVKAAFGPFGRISDARVVKDMATGKSRGYGFVSFFNKWDAENAIQQMGGQWLGGRQIRTNWATRKPPAPKTTYESNSKHLSFDEVVNQSSPSNCTVYCGGVSAGLTEQLMRQTFSAFGQIMEIRVFPDKGYSFVRFNSHESAAHAIVSVNGTSIEGHIVKCYWGKETPDMMSPMQQMPLPQNKMGFAAAQPYGQWGQWYGNGPQISQYVPNGWQVPTYGVYSQAWNQQGFNHLPASAGWTGMSAISNGGVMEPTQGLNGSMLANQPGMGAAGYPTH; this is encoded by the exons ATGATGGAGGACGATCAACCCAAAACCTT GTATGTGGGGAATCTGTCCAGGGATGTCACCGAGCCCCTCATCCTGCAGGTCTTCACACAGATAGGACCCTGCAAGAGCTGTAAAATGATAGTCGAT ACAGCTGGAAATGATCCATACTGCTTTGTGGAGTTCTATGACCACAGGCATGCTGCTGCCTCATTGGCAGCCATGAATGGAAGGAAAATAATGGGTAAG GAGGTCAAAGTAAACTGGGCCACAACGCCAACCAGCCAGAAAAAAGACACAAGTA ATCACTTTCATGTCTTTGTCGGAGACCTCAGCCCAGAAATAACTACAGACGACGTCAAAGCTGCCTTCGGTCCATTTGGCAGGATATC AGATGCTCGTGTTGTGAAAGATATGGCTACAGGGAAATCTAGGGGGTACGGCTTTGTGTCTTTCTTCAACAAATGG gATGCAGAGAATGCCATTCAGCAGATGGGCGGTCAGTGGTTAGGAGGAAGACAGATTCGAACTAACTGGGCCACAAGGAAGCCCCCTGCCCCAAAGACCACTTATGAAA GTAACTCCAAGCACCTATCATTTGATGAAGTAGTGAATCAGTCCAGTCCTAGTAACTGCACTGTATATTGTGGTGGAGTGAGCGCAGGACTGACAG AACAACTGATGAGACAGACTTTCTCCGCCTTTGGACAAATTATGGAAATCAGAGTTTTCCCAGATAAAGGCTATTCATTTGTGAG GTTTAACTCCCACGAGTCAGCAGCCCATGCCATTGTGTCAGTGAATGGCACTTCAATAGAGGGCCACATAGTCAAATGCTACTGGGGTAAAGAGACCCCGGACATGATGAGCCCAATGCAGCAGATGCCTCTGCCACAG AACAAGATGGGTTTTGCTGCAGCCCAGCCCTATGGCCAGTGGGGCCAGTGGTATGGCAACGGGCCCCAGATTAGCCAGTACGTCCCCAATGGGTGGCAGGTCCCCACCTACGGCGTCTACAGCCAGGCTTGGAACCAGCAGGGCTTCAA tcactTACCGGCCAGTGCTGGGTGGACTGGCATGAGCGCCATCAGTAACGGTGGGGTTATGGAGCCTACACAGGGATTGAATGGGAGTATGCTAGCCAACCAGCCCGGTATGGGAGCCGCAGGATACCCCACACACTGA
- the LOC118313369 gene encoding cytotoxic granule associated RNA binding protein TIA1 isoform X1, with translation MMEDDQPKTLYVGNLSRDVTEPLILQVFTQIGPCKSCKMIVDTAGNDPYCFVEFYDHRHAAASLAAMNGRKIMGKEVKVNWATTPTSQKKDTSNHFHVFVGDLSPEITTDDVKAAFGPFGRISDARVVKDMATGKSRGYGFVSFFNKWDAENAIQQMGGQWLGGRQIRTNWATRKPPAPKTTYESNSKHLSFDEVVNQSSPSNCTVYCGGVSAGLTEQLMRQTFSAFGQIMEIRVFPDKGYSFVRFNSHESAAHAIVSVNGTSIEGHIVKCYWGKETPDMMSPMQQMPLPQQNKMGFAAAQPYGQWGQWYGNGPQISQYVPNGWQVPTYGVYSQAWNQQGFNHLPASAGWTGMSAISNGGVMEPTQGLNGSMLANQPGMGAAGYPTH, from the exons ATGATGGAGGACGATCAACCCAAAACCTT GTATGTGGGGAATCTGTCCAGGGATGTCACCGAGCCCCTCATCCTGCAGGTCTTCACACAGATAGGACCCTGCAAGAGCTGTAAAATGATAGTCGAT ACAGCTGGAAATGATCCATACTGCTTTGTGGAGTTCTATGACCACAGGCATGCTGCTGCCTCATTGGCAGCCATGAATGGAAGGAAAATAATGGGTAAG GAGGTCAAAGTAAACTGGGCCACAACGCCAACCAGCCAGAAAAAAGACACAAGTA ATCACTTTCATGTCTTTGTCGGAGACCTCAGCCCAGAAATAACTACAGACGACGTCAAAGCTGCCTTCGGTCCATTTGGCAGGATATC AGATGCTCGTGTTGTGAAAGATATGGCTACAGGGAAATCTAGGGGGTACGGCTTTGTGTCTTTCTTCAACAAATGG gATGCAGAGAATGCCATTCAGCAGATGGGCGGTCAGTGGTTAGGAGGAAGACAGATTCGAACTAACTGGGCCACAAGGAAGCCCCCTGCCCCAAAGACCACTTATGAAA GTAACTCCAAGCACCTATCATTTGATGAAGTAGTGAATCAGTCCAGTCCTAGTAACTGCACTGTATATTGTGGTGGAGTGAGCGCAGGACTGACAG AACAACTGATGAGACAGACTTTCTCCGCCTTTGGACAAATTATGGAAATCAGAGTTTTCCCAGATAAAGGCTATTCATTTGTGAG GTTTAACTCCCACGAGTCAGCAGCCCATGCCATTGTGTCAGTGAATGGCACTTCAATAGAGGGCCACATAGTCAAATGCTACTGGGGTAAAGAGACCCCGGACATGATGAGCCCAATGCAGCAGATGCCTCTGCCACAG CAGAACAAGATGGGTTTTGCTGCAGCCCAGCCCTATGGCCAGTGGGGCCAGTGGTATGGCAACGGGCCCCAGATTAGCCAGTACGTCCCCAATGGGTGGCAGGTCCCCACCTACGGCGTCTACAGCCAGGCTTGGAACCAGCAGGGCTTCAA tcactTACCGGCCAGTGCTGGGTGGACTGGCATGAGCGCCATCAGTAACGGTGGGGTTATGGAGCCTACACAGGGATTGAATGGGAGTATGCTAGCCAACCAGCCCGGTATGGGAGCCGCAGGATACCCCACACACTGA